The genome window attgttcctttgaaaaagCAAAGTGTATTTTTAACGTAACATAGgtctatattgtgtttttattcctctttctttagtttttataatgtcatttcattatttattaattatatcttttttattgtttacatgtgaatttgtgctctggcaacattgcaacctaaacaacctaaacattcatggcaatgggtgagagagagagagagagagacaaatctCTCATATCATTGCGTGTGTCTTTATTCCCTTGCAGCAGAGGTGGAGAGTATTAGATTCTTACATACTGTACCTTTAAATATTATCAGTCAATTATCTTGGGCTCAAATtactaaaaataacaatatgtgGCAAGGTGCCAATACGTGAAAAGGTgccaaaacaacacagtttGTGAGAAATTCAAATAGAAATTGTGAGCAGCTTTGTGAGATGAGATGGTACAAAGGCAATCACAGGGCAATAATTGCCACAAATGGACTTCACTGggatttgagagtaattagcaAGGACTTCCCAGACCCATGCTGTCTAATTCCTTCATCCACAGAGAGCAAAACTGGTGAAGCAGCCTAATTTTAAAAGCAATCTCCCAGTTCCATCATAAGCCCAGGATTTTCATTAGCAACTTGTTACTGCTCAACAGCACTGCAATTACCTCTTAATTGGAACTCATTTTGCAGCACTTACTCATGGAACAACAATCAAGACTGCATGACACTGAGTTTATAGGTGAAATATTTGAATCCCAATTNNNNNNNNNNNNNNNNNNNNNNNNNNNNNNNNNNNNNNNNNNNNNNNNNNNNNNNNNNNNNNNNNNNNNNNNNNNNNNNNNNNNNNNNNNNNNNNNNNNNcatgtcagtaacaggatatgtcttgtccctgtgtccacttaaaaacaattcatatagcatgagacaatttgattctattaaccataaaaacctggaggacataatacaacatctgaaatcctcctcatgctgccttgatattctgccaagaggttttttctaaaatgtttctaaatgcatggcctcagatttactacaaattgtcaacatgtctctcgggtttttccccacaggccctgaaaactgcagtcattaagccacagagcaatctagacaggtcactaatgagcaattataggcccatatcaaatctcccatttttaagtaaagtcattgaaaaggctgtttttcaacagcttggtgctttcttggcactaaataactgttttgatgtcttctaGTCAGGGTtttgaccacaccacagcactgagacagctcttgttaaggtcttcaatgacatttaaacactgacagtggcagaatttcagtcttagtattattggatctcagtgctgcattcgacacggtcgaccacaacatattactggacagacttgaaaactgggttggactttctggcacagtactaaactggtttgaatcctattCAAATGACAgagactactttgtgtctataggtaatcacacatctgagctaacaaaaatgacatgtggagttccccaaggctccattctgggacctcttttgtttaacatttacatgcttccactggctcagattatgaaaaacaacaaaatatgttaccataattatgcagatgacacactgatttacataaccatttcaccaggggactatgttcccatacaggcgctgagtaactgtattgagcaggtcaacgattggatgtgccagaattttcttcaattaaacaaggataaaactgaacttattgtttttggagccagggaggaacgattgaaagtcagtgctcgacttcaatctgtaatgttacgAACCACAAATCAatccagaaatcttggtgtagtcatggactcagaccttaatttgaggagccacattaagacaattacaaagtcagcctactatcacctgaacaatatatcaaggattaaaggacttaggtctcagcaagacctggaaaagcttatccatgcatttatcttcagtcgactcgactactgtaacggtgtctttacaggctccctaagaaatccatcagacagctgcagctgattcagaacactgctgctcgagtcctcactaagaccaaaaaggtggatcacatcactccagttctgaggtctttacattggcttcctgtatgtcaaagaattgatttcaaaatcctgctgttagtttataaagcactaaatggtttagggccaaaatacatttctgatcttctgcttccgtatatctggaacaaactcccagataactgcaggtctgctgaaactatcagttcttttttaaattaagactgaagacttttctttttactgataatttacactgcactgtaacttttactgtcctgttttctttttgtttttagctttttattattttccatttaactcttttaaccctgattgtaacactgtaacttttattatattttatgttttatgtaaagcactttgatttaccttgttgttaaactgtgctatacaaataaacttgccttaccTTACCTTACACTAGTCTCTCAGAGCCAGATCAAATAAATGATCCataattgatttattattatagtaatattCATATTGGTTGAAATAAAGAATTAGCCGCATATTTTCCATCTTTGCTGAAAAAgagttttgtgtgaaaggatttaaaggcctgtcccagaTACAGGCACAGCGAGTTCAgtgattgaagcaaataaaTGCTGGGGCTATTGACCGAGtttttactgtatataaaacatgACATAATGTCAGATTGAGTTTTCACTGTAACTATTGAGCTACTGGGGCGCTTTGATTAGCCTCGACTTCAGTGCATTTAAAAACACGTTGACTGGACTACTGTGCAGATGCTTTACACACTAATGCAATAACTGCAGCACATGTCATCTTCTGCAAAGAGTCATGTTAACAGGTCAGAAGTAACAAGGAAACCTCAGGAAGTGTTTCAGTCTGGCAGACTGACGATAACGCTCGTCCAGCCTGAGGAGGATCTAGGTGCGGGCATTGCTATGTACCAGGCACTGGTTCATTTCCATGATGATTTAGATCAGACCTATTTAAACCTCCTTCATTAAACTGAATTACCTGATTTACTGAATTGAATTTTTAGATTTCTTTAAAATGATTACACAAACTTTAACCTTTCCACTGACCTAAAAACCAAAAAGACGGACATCTTCAAATCAGAGTCGGttgaaaccacacacacacacacaatagtattatttttaattttgagaGTTCATTTCACAAACGCACTGCgactgaaaacatttgaatccattttgtgaacatttaaaacagaagaCGGCATCACTGTGACCTGAAGTCAGTGTTTCATACAAGAACAAAAATCCAAATTGTGGTATCCTTTCTCTAGACGGAACATTCAGCATCAGCGCCGCACATTTCCATCAGAGGTACTTGTACACAGCTTTGTCCTGCAGGGTCTGAATCTCTAACTTGACCGGGCATTTATAGAAGTGCGACAGCAACGACTCTGAATAGCctattaaaaagtaaaacttcTGCGGTGGTAATttctgcaacattaaagcaCACACTACGAGCATGTTGCCGCGCCTTTTGATCACAATCTCATTGGCCAGGCAGCTGTGGAAGGTCCCGAACATGAAGCGCCTTATGAACACGTCCTCTATGGTGCGTTCAGCTGCTCCCTCTTCTCCTTTGAGGTTACCTGgcagaaacaggaagcagagagtAGTCCAGAGACGTACAGTACTATCAGCCTCTAACGTTGACGTTCTCATCCAAGGTGAATTCAAGGATTCATAAAGTTACTGAATGTCAATCTTTACACTTAACTGTTTTAAGTGCATGAGTACGTGCTCACTGATCCGTGCACCTTGAGTACTGAGAGTACCCGGAAGGTGCACTCATAAGCTGCACGATCATTAAAGTAGAAGTGCGTTTGTTTTGATTCAGTCGAACTCATGTGAGCAAACAAGCCGGCGTATCCACTACTAGTAAAAAGTTTTAGAATATCcctatttttgtagtttgtatgtaaatgtaagtaGCTCAAGTCCAGTGGAAAAACCTTaaattaacttttacttttaaaaataaaagtaagcagcaaactgcccaagttaaaaatgtttacgtcaccaaaacagacattttcagatataaaattaacaattaaagaGTTTTATcaattatttcactgtaggatcaaccgatgaccagctgctctgtcttccttcattaataatatataaaatatatataatattgtacaaataaagtttCTGAGGGTGCATTACGAGGCTGTTCCAAGGTGTTTAgtgtagaaatgtgtttcaaggcTTCATTCAAGACAAAGTTTAGGTcagcaaaactgagaaataatgtaaatttcatAGATTTTTAATGCATCAAGTAATGAGTTAACAACTTcaagttattctgcagcagtggaagcaAATGAAGCCTTAAAAGTTGatgcaaaaacacactttttagtGAGCGGCCAAACGACGAGAATGATTCGCCCGGTTACACAACCTTTAAAAATAAGAAGCTGTGATCAAAATGTTGGGATCGTCATTTCCAGTAAGTGCGCCACATCTGTAATCTATTTCCGACAACAACACCCTGTTACAAACCTCAGAAAGTCGGGGTGAAATATGTAACGCGGGGCGTATCGAAGCTGCCGAGTTGTGCTTTAACGCGCT of Micropterus dolomieu isolate WLL.071019.BEF.003 ecotype Adirondacks linkage group LG13, ASM2129224v1, whole genome shotgun sequence contains these proteins:
- the mrps24 gene encoding 28S ribosomal protein S24, mitochondrial — encoded protein: MAASLSSTGSVRLLKALVWSGSLCSSSGSRALHVTAACCKNRAARARVGKGDRPLTYEEALPPHHIGHRKGWLSQHTSNLKGEEGAAERTIEDVFIRRFMFGTFHSCLANEIVIKRRGNMLVVCALMLQKLPPQKFYFLIGYSESLLSHFYKCPVKLEIQTLQDKAVYKYL